One window from the genome of Clupea harengus chromosome 19, Ch_v2.0.2, whole genome shotgun sequence encodes:
- the otud6b gene encoding deubiquitinase OTUD6B — MEDAENHEELLAKQHRKEKKDLQGQIQSMKNAVPKNDKKRRKQLLEDITRLEAELSQKHEEELRQLANSPVTAEVEQVVNGIESIGLDKEEQNDGKQSRSSKAQKRREKKVAMEKEREARIAEAEVENLQGSRHQEGLKLRQKLAERRLQIREIQSDGHCMYRAIDDQLATRGQGVGLKELRTQTAKYMRCHADDFLPFLTNTNTGDMFTADEFEKYCSDVEDTAAWGGQLELRALTEALQLPIEIFQADAPLITIGDEHKKPPVVLVYMRHAFGLGEHYNSVEALKELANEEEG, encoded by the exons ATGGAAGATGCCGAAAACCATGAGGAGCTCCTTGCAAAACAACATCGCAAGGAAAAGAAAGACTTACAAG GCCAGATCCAGAGCATGAAAAATGCCGTGCCAAAGAATGATAAGAAACGCAGGAAGCAGTTGTTGGAGGATATCACTAGGCTAGAGGCAGAGCTCAGTCAAAAACACGAAGAGGAACTCCGACAGCTCGCCAACAGCCCCGTCACAGCCGAG gttgaACAAGTTGTTAATGGAATAGAATCCATTGGTTTGGATAAAGAAGAGCAAAACGATGGCAAACAGAGTCGCAGCTCTAAAGCACAGAAAAGACGG GAAAAGAAGGTGGCCatggagaaggagcgagaggcACGCATAGCTGAGGCGGAGGTGGAGAATCTCCAGGGCTCTCGGCACCAGGAGGGCCTGAAGCTCCGGCAGAAGCTGGCTGAGCGGCGTCTTCAGATCCGGGAGATCCAGTCGGACGGACACTGCATGTATCGTGCCATTGATGACCAGCTGGCTACTAGAGGGCAGGGCGTGGGGCTGAAGGAGCTGCGTACACAGACTGCCAAGTACATGAGGTGCCACGCTGATGACTTCCTGCCTTTcctcaccaacaccaacaccggGGACATGTTCACAGCCG ATGAGTTTGAGAAGTACTGTAGTGACGTGGAAGACACAGCTGCCTGGGGAGGACAGCTAGAG TTGCGGGCGCTCACAGAGGCCCTGCAGTTACCCATAGAGATCTTCCAAGCCGATGCTCCTTTGATAACGATAGGGGACGAACACAAGAAGCCACCAGTCGTCCTTGT CTATATGAGACATGCGTTTGGACTTGGAGAACACTACAACTCTGTGGAAGCTTTGAAAGAATTGGCAAATGAGGAGGAGGGCTGA
- the lrrc69 gene encoding leucine-rich repeat-containing protein 69 — translation MGTNREMANNLIIRALRGNAKSFSLSSKKIASLPKSIARLKFILALHLNNNFLSELPTELQALQQLTELNLGNNILLEIPVVLKHLPALRKLYLFGNKIESLPPDILDELPNLTLLNVNHNQIKAIPPQIKSLVNLEVFSIVDNQLEVVPAELGCLVRLTELNLTNNKVSSLPPQMCRLSSLRKLYLARNNLCELPEGISGCTSLKVLDVAGNPLSLFPTDFGSLVLEELFCEGNNFVRAELKQSVQEVEVLSLNELAARVVLMEDRNKLSRVHQALPNYPELVSMLSQWGRCALCRRPFLTTWLECVKFINLNKDMGMKRRLTVPVRAVLCSYSCFNAEGHSYYGVASTS, via the exons ATGGGAACGAACAGGGAAATGGCGAATAATTTAATAATAAGGGCTCTACGTGGAAATGCGAAATCTTTTAGTCTAAGTTCGAAGAAAATAGCAAGTTTACCTAAATCAATTGCACGCTTAAAATTCATTTTGGCACTGCATTTAAACAACAATTTCCTTTCAGAGTTGCCAACAGAACTGCAGGCACTACAACAG TTGACAGAGCTAAACTTGGGAAATAACATTCTTCTGGAGATTCCAGTGGTTCTGAAGCACCTGCCTGCGTTAAGAAAGCTCTACCTGTTCGGAAACAAGATCGAAAGTTTGCCGCCAGATATACTAG ATGAACTACCGAACCTTACACTTCTCAATGTGAATCACAATCAAATCAAAGCCATACCTCCACAGATAAAAAG CCTTGTGAACCTGGAGGTTTTCAGTATAGTGGATAACCAGCTGGAGGTTGTCCCTGCTGAACTGGGTTGTCTTGTAAGGCTAACAGAATTAAATCTGACCAACAACAAAGTATCTTCCTTACCACCACAGATGTGCAGACTGTCCAGTTTGAGGAAACTGTACTTGGCCAGAAACAACTTATGTGAACTGCCAGAG GGCATTAGTGGCTGCACAAGTCTGAAAGTTCTGGATGTTGCAGGAAACCCCTTGTCCCTGTTTCCTACTGAC TTTGGCTCCCTTGTTCTAGAGGAGCTGTTCTGTGAGGGCAATAATTTTGTCCGTGCAGAGCTGAAGCAGTCTGTTCAGGAGGTGGAGGTTTTGTCATTAAAT GAGCTGGCCGCACGGGTGGTGCTGATGGAGGACAGGAACAAGTTGTCGAGGGTTCACCAGGCGCTGCCCAACTACCCTGAGCTGGTCAGCATGCTGTCTCAGTGGGGCAGGTGTGCTCTCTGCCGCAGGCCCTTCCTCACCACCTGGCTGGAATGTGTCAAGTTCATCAACCTCAACAAA gACATGGGCATGAAGAGGAGGCTGACTGTGCCAGTTCGAGCTGTTCTGTGTTCCTACTCCTGTTTCAACGCGGAAGGCCATTCATACTATGGAGTCGCTTCAACCTCATAA